The genomic region ACCGACTGCACGCCGTCCATCAGCTGGGTGAAGCCGAACACGAAGAAGATCGCCGCCGCCGCAGCGATGACCGCAGGGTCGTCGACGAAGAGCGCACCGATCCACGCACCCGCGAACAGGAACAGCAGAGCGAAGCCGCCCATCCAGGCGGTCACGACCAGCAGCCCGGCCTGCCCGATCGCGGCCACGCGCGGCCATTCGCCGGCGCCGATCACCTGCGCGATGCGGATCGTGACCGCGCCGGCGACGCCCAGCGGCAGCATGTAAAGCGTGCTGCCAACGGACAGCGCGACCTGATTGCCGGCCAGCGCGACGGCGCCGAACAGCCCGATCAGCACGCCGGCCACGGCCACCGCGGCGCCTTCGAGGAACAGCTGCACCGTCATCGGACGGCCTTCGTTCCACTGCCGCGAAAGCTCGGCGCGCTCCAAACGCCGCGGCCCCCACCAGGCGCGCAGCGAGGGCAGTCGGCGCACCACGAGCCAACCCGCCGCCGCACCGATCGCCTGCGCCGCGAGGCTGGCGATGCCCGCCCCCGTCAGCCCGAGTCGCGGAAAGCCCCAGTGACCGTAGATCAACAGCCAGTTGAAGAACACGTTGAGCAAGGCCGGCAGAACGATTACAGCCACGCTGAGCCAGGGCCGGCCCGCCGCATCGAGCAGGTTCTTGACCACCATCGCGTGGGTGAAGGCGAGCATGGATGCGCTGAGGCACAGCCAGTAGGGACCGATCACGCTCACCACCTCGGCGGGCTGCCCGGCGTAGGGCAGCACCAGCAGGCCCGCGGCCATCAACAGCGCACCGGCCAGTCCGCCGACGCTGGCCAGCAGCGCGCCGTGCCGGGCGATGTGGCCGATGCCGCCGAGCTCGCCGCTGCCGAAGCAGCGTCCCGCGAACAGGCCGACCGGGCCGGCGAATCCATACAGGGCCGCGTAGAAGATGATCGCCACCGAGGTGGTCAGCGACACCGCCGCCAGCGGCGTGGCACCCAGCGGCCCCAGCATCGCGGTGTCGACCAGGGTCACCCCGGTCGAGGCGACGAGGCCGGCCACCAGCGGCGCGGCAAGCGCGGCGAGCGGAGCGATCTCGGCGAGGGCGCGGCGCAGCGTGCTCATCTGCGAATCACCGGTACAGGCGTCCTGCGGGCGGGCGGCCGACCGCATCCCTGTGCCCGCGCGCGCGCGCGCAAGCGCCCTGCCTTGGCGCGCGCAGACCCAGGCCGCGCACCGCCCAGCGTTCTGCCCCCGAGTTTTGCGCGTCTAAGCGTTCGCTTCACAGGCCCGCCATCGTCGTCTGTGCAAGCGGACTTTCACCGCAGTGTGATCGGCCGTCGCGCCAGCACCTTGCCGTCGCCGCTGACAAGCTTGAGTTCGTAGCTGCCGGGCGCTTCGGGTGCGGTCAGCTGCACGGCCATGGGGCTGGTTTCGAACCCCGAGTACTCGCCGTCCCAGGCGCTATCGTCTGCCCCCACGGGAGCGAAGCCGACCCAGGCGCCGCCCCCCGCAGGGCCCTCGACGGTGACCGGCACCAGCATGCCGACCAGCGATTCCGCGGGCGCTTCAAGACGCACCTGCGCGGCCAGCACGCGGATCGGCTGACGGGCGGCCACGGCTTCGGAACCGTTCAGCACATAGCGCAGCTCGTAGTCGCCGGGCTCACCGGGGGCGCGGAGGCTGTAGCGGGTCTGGCCCGCCACCGGACGGGTGTAGTCGCGGTAGCTGCCGGCCTCGCTGCCCGCCGGCGCGAAGCCGATCCAGTGCGCCTCGTCGACCGGGCCGTCGGCCTCGACCTCGATGACGCTGCCGGCACTCGTCTCCGCCGGACCGCGCACGTAGACGCTGGCCGCGAGCACCTTGATCGGGCGACTGGCCAGCACGCGCTCGGATTCGTTCAGCACATAGCGCAGTTCGTAGTCGCCGGGTTCGGCCGGCACCTGCAGCTCGACCTCGCTCTGCGCGCCGGTCGGGCGCTGGTAGTCGAGGAAGCTGCCCGGCCCGCTGCCGGCCGGCGCGAAGCCGATCCAGTGACGGGCATCCACGGGGCCGCGGGCGCTGACGCGGATGCGCGTGCCGGCGCTGGCTTCGGCCGGGCCGTCGATGGCGCCCTCGACATCGGTGAGGTTCAGCGGGCGCTGGGCAAGCACCGCATCCTTGCGCAGCGGGCTCACGTAGCGCAGCTCGTAGGCACCGGCCGCGGCTGGCGTGGGCACGCTGACCTGTCCGTTCTCTGCGCTGTCCACCCAGGCGTAGGTGAGTTCGAGTTCGCCCCCCGTGGCGGCCGCGCGGTACAGGCCGATGAAGTCGCCGCGGTCGGCCGGGCCGGTGAAGCGCACCGCAACGCTGGATACAGCGGATGCGCTGTCGGCGGCGTCCAGGGTGGCGGTGGCCGGCGGCGGCGCGGGCTCGGTGCTGACCGCCACTACGGCGCCCAGTGCACCGGACAGTTCGGCAGCGTTGCGGGCGTTGAAGTAGCGACCGCCGGTGTTTTCGGCGAGGCAGCGCAGTTGAGCCCGGTGCTGCGGGTTGGCGACGTCGAAGCCGATCACATGCGCGGTGAAGTCGACTCCGGCGGCCTCCAGCTCACGACCGACCTGGCAGGGGTCGAGATTGCAGGTTTCCTCGCCGTCGGAGACCAGGATCACGGTGGCCTTCTGCTCGACGTGGCGCAGCGACTCGGCGGCCTGGATGACGGCCGCGGACAGCGGCGTCATGCCCCTCGGGTTCAGCGCATTCACCTGCCCAAGAAAGGCGGCGGCATCGAGCGGCCCGGACTCGATCAAGGTCTCGATATCGGCGCAGTCGCCTTTGCGACGGTGGCCGTAGGCGACCAGGCCCAGGGGGTTCTCCGGCTGCCATTCGCCTACCAGGCCCGCCACGGTCTCGCGGGCGATCTCGATTTTGCTGCGGCCGTCGATCTGGCCCCACATCGAGCCGGAGGCATCGAGCACCAGCACCACACGCTCTTCGGCTGCGGCGGCAATGGGGAGGCTCAGAGCGGCAGCAAGCAGGGCGGTACGCAGCATGGCGAAGCCTCGGCGATGGGTGGGAGTGGCCGAGGATACGGAGCTTGTGTGAGCGTTCGGACAGCGATTGTGGCCGTCAGCCGCAGCGTCGCCAGCCGCGCAGCTGCAGGTAGTGACCGAGCGCAATCAACAGGGCGCCGCCGCTGACCGCCGCTACGCTCCACAGGCTGTGCGCCAGCGGCGACCACCACAGGCCGGCGCTCACGCCGCCTGCACCGACCAGCAGCAGACTGCGCGCGGCCGGCGCCTCCAGCCTGCGGAAAGCCAGCAGCAAGGCCAGGGCCGCGATGCCCAGGCTGAAGCCGGCGATCCAGCGTTCGGCTTCAAACAGCCACAGGTAGTGCGGCACCTGGTAGCGCAGCTTGAGCCACAGTGCGGGAAATCCGATCAGTACGGCGGCGGTGGCGAGACAGTGCAGGGCGCACAGCATGGCCAGACCGAGGCCCAGGCGATCGATCCAACGGCGATGGAAGCGGGGAGCGAGGAGTGAGGACATGGGAGCGCCGCGAGAGCGTTATAGCTATAACATAACTCAATCACGCTCACAGGTGGCGTGATACTCCGCATCGACGGCCACACTGGCATGTCGTCACAGCGAACATCTCATCGACGGGAGACCTCCATGCTTCGACCTCTTTCCACGCTGCTGTTGGTTGCGCTGCTGCCTCCCGGTGTCAGCCTGGCGCACAACCACGGAGCCAGCGACGCCGCGGCAGCGTCCAGCGAAAACCGTGAGCAGGGCGCGCACGAACATGGCGCAGCGCGCCTGGACATTGCTCTGGCCGGCAACACCCTTGAGCTGCAGATCGAAGGCGCGGCCTACAACTTCGTGGGCTTCGAGCGCGCCCCTGAGGGCGCCGAAGAAGTGACCCGCGTCGAGCAGGCGCGGCTGCTGCTGAACAACGCCAGCGCGCTGTACGGCTGGGACGCCGCGGCAGGCTGCACCGCGCAGACCGCGCGCATCGAAGCCGCGCTGCCAGAACACACCGACGCGCATGACCATGACCATGACCATGACCATGACCATGACCATGACCACGAGCACGAGCACGAGCACGACCATGAGCATGAGCACGAGGGCCATGACCATGGACACGGCAGCCACAGCAACTGGCGCAGTTACCATCGCTTCGAATGCAGCCAACCGGATGCGCTGGGCGCGATCGAGGTGCGGCTGTTCCAGCACTTCCCCAAACTTGAGCGCATCGACTACCAGCTGGTGACCGACTCGGCCCAGGACGGCGGTCGACTGGCGCCGGGCCAGAGCGTGATCCGACTGCAGCCATGACTTCCGCAAATGCGCCGGTGCCGGCGCTCGAACTCGATGCCTTGCGCTTCGCCTGGCCGGGCAGTGCAGTGCCGACGGTGGCGATCCGCCACTTCCGCCTCGCGGCCGGCGAGCGCCTGTTCCTGGCCGGCCCCAGCGGCAGCGGCAAGAGCACCCTGCTTGGCCTGATCGCCGGCACACTCGCGCCGCAGGC from Lysobacterales bacterium harbors:
- a CDS encoding MATE family efflux transporter, producing the protein MSTLRRALAEIAPLAALAAPLVAGLVASTGVTLVDTAMLGPLGATPLAAVSLTTSVAIIFYAALYGFAGPVGLFAGRCFGSGELGGIGHIARHGALLASVGGLAGALLMAAGLLVLPYAGQPAEVVSVIGPYWLCLSASMLAFTHAMVVKNLLDAAGRPWLSVAVIVLPALLNVFFNWLLIYGHWGFPRLGLTGAGIASLAAQAIGAAAGWLVVRRLPSLRAWWGPRRLERAELSRQWNEGRPMTVQLFLEGAAVAVAGVLIGLFGAVALAGNQVALSVGSTLYMLPLGVAGAVTIRIAQVIGAGEWPRVAAIGQAGLLVVTAWMGGFALLFLFAGAWIGALFVDDPAVIAAAAAIFFVFGFTQLMDGVQSVSLGALRGMLDNDFPTRVSLIAYWLIALPLSALLGFAFELGAPGVWAGFGVGLAGAAGLLAWRFVKLAASESPPASHDADA
- a CDS encoding DUF2796 domain-containing protein, with the translated sequence MLRPLSTLLLVALLPPGVSLAHNHGASDAAAASSENREQGAHEHGAARLDIALAGNTLELQIEGAAYNFVGFERAPEGAEEVTRVEQARLLLNNASALYGWDAAAGCTAQTARIEAALPEHTDAHDHDHDHDHDHDHDHEHEHEHDHEHEHEGHDHGHGSHSNWRSYHRFECSQPDALGAIEVRLFQHFPKLERIDYQLVTDSAQDGGRLAPGQSVIRLQP
- a CDS encoding MerC family mercury resistance protein, encoding MSSLLAPRFHRRWIDRLGLGLAMLCALHCLATAAVLIGFPALWLKLRYQVPHYLWLFEAERWIAGFSLGIAALALLLAFRRLEAPAARSLLLVGAGGVSAGLWWSPLAHSLWSVAAVSGGALLIALGHYLQLRGWRRCG
- a CDS encoding VWA domain-containing protein — translated: MLRTALLAAALSLPIAAAAEERVVLVLDASGSMWGQIDGRSKIEIARETVAGLVGEWQPENPLGLVAYGHRRKGDCADIETLIESGPLDAAAFLGQVNALNPRGMTPLSAAVIQAAESLRHVEQKATVILVSDGEETCNLDPCQVGRELEAAGVDFTAHVIGFDVANPQHRAQLRCLAENTGGRYFNARNAAELSGALGAVVAVSTEPAPPPATATLDAADSASAVSSVAVRFTGPADRGDFIGLYRAAATGGELELTYAWVDSAENGQVSVPTPAAAGAYELRYVSPLRKDAVLAQRPLNLTDVEGAIDGPAEASAGTRIRVSARGPVDARHWIGFAPAGSGPGSFLDYQRPTGAQSEVELQVPAEPGDYELRYVLNESERVLASRPIKVLAASVYVRGPAETSAGSVIEVEADGPVDEAHWIGFAPAGSEAGSYRDYTRPVAGQTRYSLRAPGEPGDYELRYVLNGSEAVAARQPIRVLAAQVRLEAPAESLVGMLVPVTVEGPAGGGAWVGFAPVGADDSAWDGEYSGFETSPMAVQLTAPEAPGSYELKLVSGDGKVLARRPITLR